From the genome of Branchiostoma floridae strain S238N-H82 chromosome 8, Bfl_VNyyK, whole genome shotgun sequence:
TTCCGTTCCACTCATCAGTGACGGTAAAGTTTGACCTCTGAAATGTTTTCTAAAGCAAACTGTGTGCACTCCGACATTGATAAAGATTCACATAAAAAAAGCTATTTATACAATACGTTTGTTCTGGTAAGTTGAGATCTATAGACTATCCCTGTGCTATTCAGCCGTGTGTGTACAGTATTGGCATATCTTGGTCATAAAAAAAGCTGAAAGTAACTTCCCGTGAATATCTTATCTGCAACACTCTGTAGATGTTCGTCTAATGCATCCACGTTCTCCACAGCCATCTCAGGGTATCGCAACTTGTGCATCATCTGGAGCGGATAAATCAGATATTTGCTATGCGCtcactgatatacatgtagggcgCAGTTAAATTATTCGGAACAATCTCTACATGTAACATAAGCTTTCTATTTCGTTAGGTTTTGTTTCTAGACCTGTCGTGTTGGTGCTTCCAATGAAAGCTTTCCCGCCGTGGGGTATGGTTGCATTTCAATAAAGACATCTATATGCGTAAATAGTACAATTAAAGACTGAAACTCCCCAATATTCTACGTAACGTTATCACCCAAGCAAtaacatgactttttttggatgacatccgcgcgcgcatcaattttcggccgtttccaagattagataaaataaaataaaatggcgTTTATAGTGTAaaccgtacaaagcagctggcaaattgaacaaatatatgccgtagattgcaaccAAACATGGGGAAAACGTATCCAATGACCCAAAATGCNNNNNNNNNNNNNNNNNNNNNNNNNNNNNNNNNNNNNNNNNNNNNNNNNNNNNNNNNNNNNNNNNNNNNNNNNNNNNNNNNNNNNNNNNNNNNNNNNNNNACACACAAAGATTTCAtgccagaggatgtcattcatagaaTCAATTTAACGCAGACTGATGTGAAAATAAAGTTCACCTTTAAGACATGGATGAGCTCGTCCTTGGTTACTGAGCCGTTACTGTCCAGGTCGTACATGTTAAAGACCCACTTCAGTCTCTCCACTGTGGTTCCCCGCAGGAGTGTACTCAGTCCAATGATAAACTCACGAAAATCAACCTGTGTAAAATAGCAAATTATCATTGAAGATCACCTTTGTCATCATAGTATGTAATGCTAAAAATACACGGATCAAAATtccaacgaccactgtcgccttcttcaagATCAATACTGAGAGTTTGGCATTGTACTAGGGTAACAACGCAACCATTTTAGACAACGTTGCAAGAAACGCTTTACGCCGCCCGGGCTTATAGAATGGTTATGTTATCTATGGTAAGATAATTAGAGCGCACATATGTTCTGATCTAGGGCTCGTTCTCACTGAAATGTGGTCGACAGCACTGATACTAGCCAAATTTCAGACAACATCACTGTTCACTGTTTCttaatttttctgaaaaaaaaatgcatagcAACGTTACTATTGGTTGAAGGCTTTGAAGAAATTATAGCcgacgggtgggatttcaccccctgaAGAAAGCGGTGAGgacatgaaaattaaaaaaaaagcagccTAAAACGTAACAATTGAGTTCTGAGGATGGTTAGTTGGCTGATGAAGCCAGCTAGCCAGGCCCAAAATTTGAAAGATTAGACGACTTACAATGCACCCCTGCTGATTTAAAGTTATCTTTTAGACTGGAGTAGACACATACagcagaagccagttaattacaCGACGGATAACCGCACATACACTTCTGTTCATTGCACGGAACCGCAAAGTCCAGCCagtggtgatgcggtccagctggatgacttcgctttgttgcacgaTCCggctaattgcacaaaatgtgctggcaaatgagGAGTGTAATCAAACGTCTTCTACTTTAGTTTATTACTCTACACTTTGTCCCCTCCCATGTTACATGCGATTAgactcgggcaagaatttgcaatagaCTATCGATGTTTAACTGATTATAAAACACCCGCAATATTTCTACTATCAGCATGGATTCTCTctgagatataacgttaacatacaATGACATCTTACCGAGCCGCTGCCATCTTTATCGAATGTGCGGAAGATCTGCCGAGCGAGGGTGTTTTTGTCCTCCTGCTCACTCATTTTGAAAGTATCCGTAAAAAAGTGCAAGAAGTGATGTTCGctatgaaaaaaagacatacaaGAGGATAACAAGATGCTTGTTACTGATAACACACTATTTTTTGACATACGTTTTGAAATAACACGATGAAAATATCTACTACAAATAGATCTCTACATAAATATCCTTGTAAAGCTTCTGTTCTTTGAACAAACCATTCAAATACGTACATGAACGACCGACGAAATATCGTGTATTTCTGTACGCTATAACGATGTACTAGTTCCCCACCTCAGTAGTCCATCGGGACAGTCCTTCATGAAGCGTTTGTACCACTCCCTCACCTCATTTTCGTTGAAGTACGTGATTCTGGTCAACTGAAGTACCAGACGGCGCAGCTCGAAGGTACCGAGCTTTTTTCTTCTCCCTGCCGCTTGCTGGGATGAGCAGGCCCTGCCGAAGCCGCTGCCCATGGTAATACTATAACGTCGATGGAACTTGTTGAGGAATCACATAGCCAACATGACGTCTCACCAAAGCAAGCTCATCATCCGGTTGTAGCTCATTGTTATCTGGTGATCTTATACAATCATGCATTTCGATGCTTTTAGGCTGGCAATTCCCTTCCGGCAATACGTCTTCGACTTGCAAAGTGAACATACTACGGAATGGAGATGGATATTGTCGAGTTATACTTACCCTGTATATTGTCCAGACGATAGTGGATTATATCAAACAGACCCGACTGgca
Proteins encoded in this window:
- the LOC118421755 gene encoding neurocalcin-delta B-like; this encodes MSEHHFLHFFTDTFKMSEQEDKNTLARQIFRTFDKDGSGSVDFREFIIGLSTLLRGTTVERLKWVFNMYDLDSNGSVTKDELIHVLKMMHKLRYPEMAVENVDALDEHLQSVADKIFTGIFYILHRAEVDVDGDGTLKLKEFVEGVRRNPGLLRPTRN